TCAAATAAAACCTTTCACAACAGAATTGTCTAACATCACTAAAACAACCAACAATCAGACTGTTGCAAGAGTTTAATCAAGATAGACACAAAATTGTAGTTGGGGATGAAGATATCAAAAACTGGGAAACAAAGATGTGCTAGTATTACATTAACAAAAGAACCCTCAAGAGAATGATCTGCTCATTAAAACTGACACTATGGCTGAGCCCATTTTCAGCACTCTAGGATGTTGAAGgtttaaaagataataatataCTTGTCTCTTGCTGTCACATTTAGTTTGACTCCTGTACAGACTTCATAAAAAGTTACTTGCCACTGATGGTCATTGCCTGCAAGAACAAATATATCTACAAGTCTTGGGTTCTTTTTtaccaaggtttttttttaagctactCCATTTAAACTCCAACCTCCATCAAAGCTTTTAAATGAAAATCATGTTGATTTCTATGTGCTTTAACCCCACCATCAAAGTGGGCTCAGAActtaacaacataaataaatttgatcACCACAATGTATTTTTCAGTTAGGATTTTAAACCATCAGATTTCGTAGAAGAATTCATCAAGAAATTAGTTAGCTGCCGTGTGCATATCAGTATTAATCTTATGATCCATTTCTTGCAACATGTTTCAAATTATCTCGTTTATCTTTtcttaaaagtttgtaaatgaaggttaaacaaatttataataataatggtgtgagCTTTTATAGTGCATTATCCCAACTGAAGCCATGTTCTCTGCACATTACGAACACAAAAACACGACAAAAATCCTGTGGCTCTGTAAAGTTAACGGGAATGCCAGgtcattaaatttaaaatagcaTTAGTTTGAATTTGAAATCCGTACAGATCCatcaaataatacaaaatgagaactgcacaaaaatatgtgcatgtgtgatttGCAAGCATTTTGATATCAATTTGAGCTTAAAATAGTAATCTGCAACTTGGCTTACTTGTTGCATTGAAAAACAAGCTCTAGCTTTAGATGAAATTACATGTAtctaaaaagcattttaaaatctgcacatttggtatggcaacatatacaaatatattatttatacagtcttgtacaatatatacaaatatgtgcACTCAAACTATAGTTTGGAAGTAGTATTCACTGTGCAAATATGTGAATGGTTATTTCTTCAATAATTTCCTATATGTACTAAGTGTAACGGgagaaaatatgcaaatatatttcaataatcATGAAGAGTAACCTTTAACGGCGTTACgatttaacaataacaacaacaggcCCCACATTGTGGAAAACGCATTTTGGATACCATgcatgaattaaaatatttttctgttaacttAAAATCTAGCTGCATTTTAAGATGCATCTAGATACCAAAACCCTACTGTCTATCACAGGACAAACCATGATGGACAGCTCTTAGCTGCTTTGTTTCATCTTTTATGTTATGATACAAGTCTTGTAAAATGGAATGTATTTTGATTCAAGTTAAtccaataacatttttcaattcttcctgtaaacaaaaaaagaaaattgctgaCAAAATACCAATGGGTGAActgtttaaaaggaaaaaaaagctgtgtGCAGCCCTAGCTGGTGttttcaactttattttcttttttaaacagtaatgCACCTCTAGTGCATGCTCTTTAGACAAATATCATTTTTTCTGATACTTCTTTAGAGCCACAGCATCTCTCCTGAATAAAGATGGACTATTCAGCATGTTTCCAATGCCTGAAGATATCAATACTTCTACAACCATAGCTTCAAAGCTTACACCAGCCTATTCATTCTAGCATGCCTGTCTGCACTCCTGACATTtacactcttttatcatttcaGTCTTCATTCACCCAGAAGCTCCTCCCACATACCTGCAGGTCTTATAATGTGCATATTTGTAGAAAATCAATTTGACTGGACACGATGCTTAGCTAATACTGATGAATCTTTTGCATAGTAAGTAGACACACAGCATGTTCAGTTAAATTATGCAGtgtgaaataaaacagaagcagGAAATTAACTGGAGccactaagaaaaaaaaagaacaaagcaacaaaTCAGCATATCCTTCAAATTGCATGTCCATACTGATAGGCACATTTGTTGTCAAAAGAATTGAGGTGTCCCatgctaaaaaaacaaatattgaaaccaTCATTGAGCTTTTAATTTATATACACAATTATCCACATTCAGTTTCATTAACAGACTATTTAACACAAGACAACCAATGACTCCTGATTATTTGATCATTTGTTAGACTTCTTATTCATTgagcaggcaaaaaaaaaatgtaacatagCTATTGAATTAAATAGTAAGAGAAGGGGAAACGAAAGTGTAGGAAATACAAGCACATAAAATAGTCCAGCTAATAATTCACAGCCAAGTGACGTTTCAAAAAggacaacaataatttttatttacattttgaaaagacTGGGTGCACGATTAGCCCTTTTACTGACACGTATAACCATCTTACCCACACTTCGTTTctgcatggttttttttctcacagtgtggtttttctttgcaaaaaatACCAAAAGGTTGCCATGCCGGTAAAAGGTGGCATGATCTCTGTTTGACAAATGCAAAATCAGATTCCAAGCAAACTATCTCAAAGACAAACTATTGTTACCTGAAAATAAAAGGGTCTTGTGCTACCCAACTCATGATCTATGTGGATGTGCACCTGAACAGAGGACATACTGCTTTGTCCTGCAAGTCACACTGCTATGTTAACTTGGTGAGGAACGTCACAGTGCTATATTAACTTTGCTGCAAGATGCACTGCTAGAACAGCTTTTTACGCTACAAACCTACActctgcagaaaacaaaaaccagtcCTCACAAAATGTTCTTTGCACATGCCCCATACAAAGAGTACCTGGTAGAAGGTGCCTAATCACATAAATACTTGTTTCCACCAGGACCTCTCAGTCCAGTCCATAATATCTGCTGCATTACGGATCTGAACAAAAGTGTCACATCTCTTATTTCTTTGAATCCTTGTGCTACTTAAGTAgacatatttatctatatataaagACAGTAGACGATGAACCGAAGGCAATGCTTAGTTGCTGAATGGTGGTGTGAAACGTTTAGAACACCTAGTCACCATTAATCTGACTCTTTGTAGTTGGGTTCAGTGGCTATATAATAATCATCAAAGAAGCCAAACAGGTACTCAAACGTGGGACGCTTCTCTGGAACTTTGTCCCAGCACTGAAGCATGACATCATAGACAGGGTCAGGGGTGTAAGTAGATTTGGCCATGCGGTACCCACGTTCCACTTGTTCTAGCACCTCTCTGTTCTGCAtgcctgtaaataaataaatagaaaccaCTAGTAACTTTATGAATCTTACAGCATAACAGAAATCTCTGTCATCTCCTGTtacatgttgacaaacaactcaaacagcatgaaaacaaaaaagaaccgGTCAAAATAATCTTACAGTCTCAGACTCTTCTCACCCAGTTTTCCTTTTAAGCCTTTACCCACACATCACTTTTTCATCTACTCGACTGAGTAGCAATACTCTCCCACAGAaatatcttcatcatcatcatgcatgaAAGTATATGCAATCACACATGcaaaatgtatgttttgttgCCTAAAACAGAACAGGGCTTAGCTGGCTGCATTCTCACTTATGTGGATATCTATGACATCCTGttgagaaaactgttttttaatattagGTGTACAAGAATTTACATAAGATTGATAACAGGGACTGACCTGGGTAGGGAATCTGTCCTTTGGTCATAATCTCTTGAAGCAAAATCCCATACGACCAGATGTCAGACTTTATCGTGAATCTGCCATACAATGCTGCTTCCGGTGCTGTCCACTTAATAGGGAATTTTGCACCTGTCATCATAATATAGCATAGTCGTGTCATGTTCATAAGTCAAAGCAAACATATGCTACCCCCAAATCAGGTATACCGAGTATGGTAGCATAGTATGGATGAGCTAAACATGCCACAGTACCATGGACACAGCTGACATGACAGTTTTCTGGCTACAAGATAGGAAAACTCACCTGAATGAGGATTGTACTCCCCATCCTCAATAACCTTGGCCAAGCCAAAATCAGCCACCTTGACGATGTTGTTATCCCCGACCAAAATGTTGCGAGCTGCTAAGTCACGGTGAATGAAGCTCATCCTCTCCAGGTACGACATGCCACTAGCCACCTGcacatttatcatcatcatccctttaATTAACAATAAGAAGTtgagatgattttttttgtgtgtgatggtTTATGACTCATTTCCTCTAAGCTCAAGGCAAAGCTAAATGGTCCCATACCTCCTAGCCACAGAGACAGTGTCTAAGGTACAGCTGTAGTAAAAACAAGAAGGACAGCACACTTTCTATATGGGATCTATAAAACAGCTGAAGAAATCTCTGGGAAAAAGACTTTAgctggagaaggaagaggaactGTTGACCTGGTCTAATCAAGCCCACTGACTACTAAGCTATGGTAACTTCCACAATCATCTATTACAGAGCAGGAAAACATGAGTGACAAATGACCGGCACTTCCACAAAGTTATGTACCTGGGCAGCCATGTCAATGAGACTAGGCATCTTGAGATTCCTGCCTTCGCCTTCACGCAGGTACTCCAGCAGGCTGCCCTTGCTCATGAGTTCTGTGACAATGTAGATTGGCTCCTCCTTCGTGCACACAGCATACAGTCGCACCAGTTTGTCATGCTGGCACTTTTTCATAATGGCTGCCTCTGCCAGGAAATTAGCAGGGGTCATGGTCTCCGGTTTGAGTGTCTTGATGGCCACGTCTGTCTTGCCCATGTATTTACCTGTAACATTAGGCTACATGAAAAGAACGCAGCAAACATCTGTGAGAAATACACAAAATTCAACAGTAAACTGGCACAACttgtctggtttggccatgtgacctagAACAGTATTCAAAGATCATCCTTCAGGGTATCGAGGAGGAAGGCtgatgaagagaaaataaacaggatggaaaacatgaaagaatgGATTGACCAAGCAGTACTTGTTTACTGCCACTCAAAACATAACTTTGTGGCAATCAGTTCAGTTGCTGGTTCTATCCAGCACCTCCCTCCCAAAACTGTTTACCAGAATGAACTTCTCAGCTTACAATAATATACTATCATTAGTCTTACCTTTCCACACCTCTCCAAACTGCCCAGCACCAAGCCTCTTCTCAAATGTAAGGGTGTTACGATCAATTTCCCATGCATCCTTTGTTTCTCGAGACAGCTCTTCCATGACAGGTTTGGGCTTTGGGCATGGACATGTCAGATGCTGACACAAACCATCAGCTTGGACTGGAAATGACACGAAGATCTTATCATAATAAAGAAGCTGATTTCTGTCTATCAAAATGAAACTCCAAGAGTAGTACAATGTGCAAGCAATGCATGTAATAAGAACCccaagaaagtaaaagaaaaatgaagatcaTACAAATACAAAGCATGAAGGATTGAGTGGGAGGAAGAATGAGGAGAAAAATCCACCAAATGACCAGCCATAAGAGAAATTAGTGgaataaaagtgttttcaagtaatataaataatgttatttcaaCTGAAATGACCAatgcatcaaataaaaaatacacatatgtACCAAATGAATATTTCATAATATGTTGTACACGATATATACTACGTCCTAGAAAAATACAGGAcagaaaaaatttttaaagctacTACAGAAACTAGTTTATAATTCAGGTAAAACCAGTGACATAGCTGTCATAGAAGCATGAATTGCAAATgttttagtaagataatccaGCAAAAGCAGTGGCATCTgatttgctatttattttacatttctacCTTTGTAGTGGTCCACAAGCTCCAAAATGGAGTTGAATGTTCGGCGGGCAGCAATGTAGCAGCCACCATCATCTTTGTTGCGGATCCTGTAGTGCTTGACACAGTCGCCTTTCTGCTCATCATAGTCACGTACAGATAGCACATAGCTTCCTGGAAAGTgaagaacattttaattaatagaCATTCCCTTTATAGTGAGGAATATATAAAGATTTATACGTTAACACACAGCTAGGGAAAGTGAAATATGTCAGAAATTACACAACACTCCATTGATGAGGAATGCCTCAGGATTAGACAGATACCATCCTTCCAGGAAGTTTACTGCTGATCAAAATGTTAAGACACTGACAGTGAAGATACATTACAATAAAACTTCCATTAAGCCCCAAGaaagtcttcttcttcttggtccTATTCTCCCCAGTGGAGCTTAGGgctgcaaccacaccccgccatcggacccagttctgggcgtccctttccagttgggaagcccttccgaagagggatcttcccaTCCAGACTCTCGTTAAGCAGTTAAAGtgtttgcagtttctgtagcattttattttttttaacagggtggggttgctagcctcATGCCCAACCCTCCTACTTCATCCAGGCTTGGGAGCGGCAGGTTAACCTAGTGGTTTCCAGGCAGAGTTCCCCTAAAAAGTATTGGCCATTAACATAGTACATATGTTTGtaattgagattttttttaaagttctctATAAAATGTCAATCTCACTAAAATCACAGACACTTCTTTAATCTTCCCATCACAATTTTCCTCTTAAACTGTAATGTAAAATGTAGGGTGTACGTCAACAATATTTCATTACCTGGTGTAGTTTCACTTTCTCTGATAAGGAAGTAACCCAATGCAGATTCAGTACTTCTTAGAGCCCTTTCTGCCTCTTTCCTTGTTACCTTTCCAAAAAAccaactgaaacaaaatatagttCAGGTGACAGTTACAAGTTAGTTTGCTTAAATGTTTTACTGATAGTGACTACAACTTTTTTGCCAGATTGTTCCACTGAAAAGCACATGTAGCACTTTGCATTTCtttgaagatttatttacatgtgtagGAACAATCTATCATATAATTTAGGAGATTTCATTTTAAGTGACCACAATAGTTACAGAATTCTATGATAACTGGGTTAACAATTTtgaacataataaaataaaatgctgatgACTGCAACAGGATATTTACATAAAGGAAGACAACCTGAACCAGGTAACACAAATGACATTAACGCTGACCCCTCCTACATCAACAGGCAAAGGCCAAAGATCTCACATCGACTTTAACCTACAGACTTGATGAGCTACCATTCATTACAAAGAATGATTCTGGCAGTGTATTAAGCAAGAATCATTGAGTGAatatgggaaaatatttttctaatccTCTTCagtgataaagaaaacatttaaatgttatgatgcactgtgatttttttttcccccagtgaAATTGGTAAACGAATCTCTAAGAATCAGtcaagacaagaaaatagttttaatgtaACATGCAAATGCTATTTTACCCAAGATGCAACGTCTTttagcacaaaaacaaaaagaaaacagaaagaattatttttgcaGCACTCAATGTGTACTATCCATATGCAGCATGTTTTCAAtgtgccaatttttttttaattttgtcattgTGACTGTCTCAATAGCAGTTATTTGTTTAAGTTTTCAGTtaagatttttacaaaattgcAAATTACAATGCATTATGCTCTTGGCTGCCTTTTATTAGAGTGCAGGTTGCCTAGCTGCACTttaatttcaattatttaatttttgcatttaagaGAGGaaaattttctgattttcttaaTACTCAATCCTCTTAGTATTTTAGTGCTAATGTGCATGGTTAATATGGCACTGATCTGTAAATGCTGCCCATGAATGTGTAAAAACTCCTTGCAGAAGAGCGCGAGCAGCCCGGGGCCAAACTTCTTCCTTGTTAAACAATTCGTTGCATCAAATAGGTCATTCCCTTTTGTAGGTCGTTTTggagtgaagtgttagagacctcacttttctcagggccagctttatgtgaggatGGTGCCCATCTCCCCTCctttgctgccttaccttccccaaccctatatggagtcaggtacccattctcaacagctgggtcaactgggggaagtttgctgcatcACAAAGATATCTAACTCGGGCGCCTCTTGATTCAGATACCAGTGCTCTAATCATTCAGGTATCCACTTCCCTCAGTACaacacccccccacacacacatatatataaaaacatgcatAGCATGCACATATTTAATACAGTCATCTACTTACTCCATAGACTCAATGGTATTCTCCAAAGCAACATAGTTGTGGGGGACATAGCCTTCCTGACCATTAGCATGGCGAGCTAACCACCAGGTCCCATCGTTATCATTAACTAGCTCCATCAGATCCCCTTGGCGAAAGCTCAGGTCATCGTTCATCCTTGACTCATAATCATACAGCGCCCGTAGCATACGTTGACCAGTGCCTGCACTCCAAACAGGCAGCAGAAGTTTAAAGACTCACTTCAATgcacagttttatttcaaacaaacaaataagttgattttattacaatatactT
The Pomacea canaliculata isolate SZHN2017 linkage group LG2, ASM307304v1, whole genome shotgun sequence genome window above contains:
- the LOC112556135 gene encoding tyrosine-protein kinase SRK2-like gives rise to the protein MGCLTSKPSTGGKDLTDLNDASKNEENSGNKVRRKNDYQKDPTNLSNFPSPASDEPHSLPANLCTGQRMLRALYDYESRMNDDLSFRQGDLMELVNDNDGTWWLARHANGQEGYVPHNYVALENTIESMDWFFGKVTRKEAERALRSTESALGYFLIRESETTPGSYVLSVRDYDEQKGDCVKHYRIRNKDDGGCYIAARRTFNSILELVDHYKVQADGLCQHLTCPCPKPKPVMEELSRETKDAWEIDRNTLTFEKRLGAGQFGEVWKGKYMGKTDVAIKTLKPETMTPANFLAEAAIMKKCQHDKLVRLYAVCTKEEPIYIVTELMSKGSLLEYLREGEGRNLKMPSLIDMAAQVASGMSYLERMSFIHRDLAARNILVGDNNIVKVADFGLAKVIEDGEYNPHSGAKFPIKWTAPEAALYGRFTIKSDIWSYGILLQEIMTKGQIPYPGMQNREVLEQVERGYRMAKSTYTPDPVYDVMLQCWDKVPEKRPTFEYLFGFFDDYYIATEPNYKESD